Part of the Thermus islandicus DSM 21543 genome is shown below.
GGAGAGGAGGTACCCGAGATTCCGCGGGAGGGTGGGTTCAAACTACGAGGGAAACCCCCAGACTTGACCTATATGCGGCTCCTGGAGTAAAGAGGGGCATGACCCTGCGTGAAGCCCTATCCCAGGTCCCAGACCCTCGGGCTCGCAACCGGCAGTACCCCCTTTGGGGTCTTCTGGCCCTCATCCTGGTGGCTTTCCTTTCCCGCGTGGACTCCCTGAGCGGCGTGGAACGCTTCGCCCGCTTGGGTACGGGACGTTCTCCTCCACGGTCAGCTCCGAAGGAGCTACCTTGTGGATGCCTGCCAGGTGCGGGGAGTGGGGGCACAGGTCTTGGCGGCCCTCCGGGCCTTTCTGGTCTCCCTGCTCCACCGCCAGGGGGTCAGGGAGAAGAAGGCGGCCTTGGAGGCCTTCTCCTTCAACCCCCTCTCCGCCCTGCGCTTCCTGGGGCTCTATGCAGTATAGCGGTCCAGTCTGCCAACTTCCCCGACGCCTTTGAGGCCAGCCCCGCGGTCTGTTCAAGGGGGACACACCCGGGGAGAGTCTGGGGCGCCTATCCCCAACTTGCGCCCCGGGGCCTGGGCAGGAGCAGGAAGCCGCCGAAGAAGAGGAGCCCTGCCAGGGCGTGTCGCCCCAGCGGGGTCAGGACCTCGAGGCCGCGCCCCCCGGACCCAAGGAGGGGGTGCGCCTTCCCCTTTACGCGCTGCGGGCCCGGGGAGCAGCCGGCTGTACCCCGCTTTGCGCGGGGTGGGGGCCGCCGTGATCTAAGACCCCGAGGACAGACCCAGCCTCCTCCTTCCCGCCCCGGGCCAGCTGTTTTCCTGCGGGCCCTCGAGGCTCTCCTTCTGCAGGCTCCCTTGCCTTCCGAACCCCAGGGCCTGGCGGCCCTCTAGCCCTGCCCCCGCCTGGGGCATCCCAAGAAGAGGGGGTCTACACGAAGGCCCGCCCCTCACGGACCCCAAGCGGGCGCCCAAACCCGAGGGGGTTCGCTCGGGCGGGGTTGGGCCCTGGGGACCGGGTTTTCCGGTCTCGGTATAATCGTAGCGCGCGGCAAGTCTCTCCAAAGAGGGTTACGCGCCGAGGATCTTGAAAAGCGGCTACCCAACAGGCTAGGTTATGGGTTTCATCCAAGCTTTACAGCTTGGCTACGTTGTCGGGCGAAAGGAGGTGAAAAGTGGAAGCTTTGGAAATAGATATCACCCCAAACCGGGCCGTGGCCCGCAGGCTGGGGGTGCCCTACCGCACCCTTTCGGGGCTGGCCCGGGAGCTCCTCCGGGAGGGGGAGCTTCTCTTGGCCTCTCCCTACCAGGCCCGGCGCCTCCTGGTGCAGGCGGTGCGTGAGGCCCTGGCCCCCAAGGACCCCCAGGGCTTGGCCGCGGCTCTGGAGGGCCCGGTGCGGACCCTCCTCCTCGCCCTCCAGGCTTCCGGCCAGGGGGAGGAGGGCCTTGGCCGCCTGGCGAAGGAGGCCTCTCCCCGCCTCGCCCGGCTCGCCCGGGTGGCCCGCCGTTACGAGGAGCTCCTCAGGGAACGGAGGCTTCTAGACCCCGTGGAGGCCCTGCCGCGGGCCGGGGCCCTGGGCAGGCGGCTTCCCCTAAGGGTGCGGCACTACCCCTACCTAGGGGTGGGGGAGCTCGCCTTTTTGCGGGGGGCCGCGGCCCCGGGGAGCGCGGTGGAGCTCCTCCTCCCCGAGGGGGAGTGGGGCGAGGCCAACGCCCGGGCCAAGGAGGCCCTGGAGGAGGCGGGCCTTAAGGTCCAGCCCCTCAACCTCTCCGGCCCGGGAGGGGCCTTCCTCCGGGGGGAGGGCGTCTCGGGCTCCCGGGTCCTTGCCCTGAGCTTCCCCGACATGGAGGCCGAGGTGCGCCACGTCCTGGCCTCCCTCAAGGCCCTCCTCAAGGAAGGGGTTCCCGCTAAAGAGCTCGCCCTCATCGCCCGGGACGACCGCCGGTACGGCCCCCTGGTGGCGGCCATCGGGTTTGAGCAGGGCCTGCCCGTGCGCCTTCTCTACCGCATCCCTGTGGGGGAGACCCGGGTGGGGGGGCTCGCCCTTCTCCTGGCCGAGGCCCTCCAGGGCTTCCCCTACGAGGCCACCCTGCGCCTCCTCTTCCACCCCCTCTTTCCCTGGCCCAGGGAGGTGGACCTGGACAAGGTGCGCCTAAGGCGGCCCTCCGGGGAGGAGTGGAAGGGGCTTGGCCTTCCCGACCCACTTCTGGAGCTTGCCCAGGGGAGATCGGGCCGGGAGCTCGTCCAGGGCTTCCGCAGGGCGCTTTCGCCCCTGAAGCGGCGGCTTGGGGGCTGGCCCCGGGAGCGGGCGGCCCTGGAGGCCCTCCTCGAGGGGCTGGCCGAGCTGGAGGAGGAGAACCGGGAGGGCTTCCTCCAGGGGGTGCCCGAGCTCCTCTACCACCTCACCGTGCCCGCCCAGCCGGGCTACGCGGGGGTGGAGCTCCACACGCCCCTCGCCCGCTATGGGGGCGCCTTTCGCCACCTCTTCGTCCTGGGCATGGCGGAGGGCCTCACCCCGCCCCCCGTGGGGGAGGCGCCCATGCTGGGCCTGCCCGAGGTGCGGGAGCTCAAGGAGAGGTTCGGCCTGCCCCTGGAGGAGCCCTGGGAGGCGGCCCTGCGGGAGGCCCTGGTCTTCGCCGCCCTTTTAGAGAGCCTGGTGGAGGGGGGAGAGGCGGTCCTCACCTACCCTGAGGGGGTGGAAGGGAG
Proteins encoded:
- a CDS encoding PD-(D/E)XK nuclease family protein; this translates as MEALEIDITPNRAVARRLGVPYRTLSGLARELLREGELLLASPYQARRLLVQAVREALAPKDPQGLAAALEGPVRTLLLALQASGQGEEGLGRLAKEASPRLARLARVARRYEELLRERRLLDPVEALPRAGALGRRLPLRVRHYPYLGVGELAFLRGAAAPGSAVELLLPEGEWGEANARAKEALEEAGLKVQPLNLSGPGGAFLRGEGVSGSRVLALSFPDMEAEVRHVLASLKALLKEGVPAKELALIARDDRRYGPLVAAIGFEQGLPVRLLYRIPVGETRVGGLALLLAEALQGFPYEATLRLLFHPLFPWPREVDLDKVRLRRPSGEEWKGLGLPDPLLELAQGRSGRELVQGFRRALSPLKRRLGGWPRERAALEALLEGLAELEEENREGFLQGVPELLYHLTVPAQPGYAGVELHTPLARYGGAFRHLFVLGMAEGLTPPPVGEAPMLGLPEVRELKERFGLPLEEPWEAALREALVFAALLESLVEGGEAVLTYPEGVEGSPVPPSPFLERLGLEPRRPGDTLIGSLVEARRRGCWEGDSLREAMERALGAEEERLAGEAASPYHGATGEPFLPKSLSVSELEDLATCPFRFYVRHLLRPRGDQEAGDGDRADLGAFLHRVIARVFRAAQAEGKQRGKEVSVLAEAGLLAKAFSEVEAEWKKRPDSPFFLRRPDWPHRRGRLLGLLVRAFRDGKGFLREDAEIVAVEVEVGKEKVFKGLVPGYDGLKVRGVIDRLERRSGSHFYLDYKVGSAFPRVKDPRTGELSADLQLPLYLLLHGKGRGVGVYYSLSSGKAQQAKLDRSALWRVFRGVRRALKSGAFPPQPDRKGEACRGCSAALLCRYAGR